In Methanobacterium petrolearium, the following proteins share a genomic window:
- a CDS encoding methyl-coenzyme M reductase family protein, protein MYKILLFSGGVYKYELLVEHVDDVGGLIIQEDVLRISRGTSFLADELRVILIVPSNEISSINSVASDIKGHVEELKLEKPVHENLVDILQIYDILCKTNSWLNIDSVMKLMISDDENGFIETNEDSGKNDTETIQKLEECLDLMLSLKIVDKRTENSESEYCISKD, encoded by the coding sequence ATGTACAAAATATTGCTCTTCAGTGGTGGAGTATACAAATATGAACTCCTGGTAGAACATGTAGACGATGTAGGTGGATTAATAATACAGGAAGATGTCCTCCGTATCTCTCGTGGAACTTCATTTCTAGCTGATGAACTTCGTGTAATATTGATCGTCCCTTCAAATGAAATTTCCAGCATTAATTCTGTTGCCAGTGATATTAAAGGCCATGTAGAAGAATTAAAACTTGAAAAACCTGTCCATGAAAATCTCGTAGATATTTTACAAATTTATGATATTCTATGTAAGACCAATTCATGGTTGAACATTGATTCGGTTATGAAACTGATGATATCCGATGATGAAAATGGATTCATAGAAACTAATGAGGATTCTGGAAAGAATGATACTGAAACCATCCAAAAACTTGAAGAATGTCTGGATTTAATGTTATCCCTCAAGATTGTGGATAAACGCACCGAAAATTCAGAGTCAGAATATTGTATCTCAAAAGATTAA
- a CDS encoding glycosyltransferase family 4 protein: MKILSIHISIPEDNAEWWRISNLRTIMEDAGHEVDLVHYCDKSKYANFEDKDKFSSDKFITTSQLGVYFKHLKLLRNHNYDLVYANTGASAFCSLSGRLTNVPLVFDMHGDFLQELLLRCGYSMNPKFLTDYTLFKIMEFANLKCSNHIMCVSNRMIDYLHSSKGVGLEKMDYVTNGVDLDFFQYKKDKVQELKEKLDLEDKLIFGYVGGFQSWQGTENLIKSAKTIKNDEIAFLIVGGEKSDNVNDKNIVFIPKINRHEVPDYYSLSDVLILPRPSHLATEMAAPTKFAEYTSMSKPVLTSNVGDAADLVKRYNSGIVVEDNSINNLVNGINQFKNLNTAELKRMGQNSRKLAENEFDWNSVGKNLLKSLEKFQ, from the coding sequence ATGAAAATATTAAGTATCCACATTTCAATCCCTGAAGATAATGCTGAATGGTGGCGTATTTCAAATTTAAGAACTATTATGGAAGATGCAGGTCATGAAGTTGATTTAGTACATTATTGTGACAAATCAAAATATGCAAATTTTGAGGATAAAGACAAATTTTCAAGTGACAAATTTATTACAACATCCCAACTAGGTGTTTATTTTAAGCATTTAAAACTATTACGTAACCATAACTATGATTTAGTATATGCAAATACAGGTGCCAGTGCTTTTTGTTCGTTGTCTGGCAGATTAACTAATGTCCCTCTTGTATTTGACATGCACGGAGACTTCTTACAGGAACTTCTGTTAAGATGTGGATATAGTATGAATCCTAAATTTTTAACAGATTATACCTTGTTTAAAATTATGGAATTTGCAAATTTAAAATGTTCAAACCATATAATGTGTGTTTCAAATCGTATGATTGACTATTTACATAGTAGTAAAGGTGTTGGATTAGAAAAAATGGATTATGTTACCAATGGTGTTGATTTAGACTTTTTCCAATACAAAAAGGATAAAGTTCAGGAATTAAAAGAGAAATTGGACTTAGAGGATAAATTGATATTTGGTTATGTTGGCGGTTTCCAAAGCTGGCAGGGTACAGAAAATCTGATAAAATCTGCAAAAACCATTAAAAATGATGAAATCGCGTTTTTGATTGTGGGAGGTGAAAAATCTGATAATGTAAATGATAAAAACATTGTTTTCATCCCAAAAATTAACCGACATGAAGTTCCTGATTATTATTCATTATCTGATGTGTTAATTTTACCCAGACCTTCCCATCTGGCAACTGAAATGGCTGCTCCTACAAAATTTGCTGAATACACTTCTATGAGTAAACCTGTTTTAACCTCAAATGTTGGTGATGCTGCAGATTTGGTGAAAAGATACAATTCAGGTATCGTAGTCGAAGATAATAGTATAAATAATTTGGTGAATGGAATTAACCAGTTTAAAAACTTAAATACTGCAGAACTCAAAAGGATGGGTCAAAATTCAAGAAAATTAGCTGAAAATGAATTTGACTGGAATTCAGTAGGTAAAAATTTGCTGAAATCATTAGAAAAATTTCAGTGA
- a CDS encoding glycosyltransferase family 4 protein — translation MKICQLIYTYPPHTIGGADIYAHTISKELSNKGHQVVVVTTQPYDGLSSLKPSCTMEDGIKVHRFYPLNIYSWTNSAEQSLLRKMIWSGLDIWNLHTYLTIKKILKEENPDVVHIHTPIWISLSAFDAIKSLDIPFIFTVHEFLLLCRKASLLHANGEVCDDPRSICKLYQKASRRIISNKPDVVLSPSNFVFEVLKKNKFLNRSKCVKLPLGITPSENKPEKDYKTIDIIYTGALTEHKGVDVLIKAFKNLKNESVKLHIIGKGEKMENLKSLAHNDERIIFHGFLDGNKLTSLQKKANITVMPSIVFENSPMTIYESFKFGTPVIASRIGGIPELVEEKVNGFLYEPGKVSELKDLLQYLIENPEELKKLENGAFKSSQKYSMDLHIETLEKLYKEISDKKI, via the coding sequence ATGAAAATCTGTCAATTAATATATACTTACCCCCCTCATACAATTGGAGGGGCAGACATATACGCCCATACCATATCAAAAGAACTCTCTAATAAGGGTCACCAGGTTGTGGTTGTAACAACCCAACCATATGATGGTTTATCTTCATTGAAACCATCCTGTACCATGGAAGATGGAATTAAAGTTCATCGTTTTTATCCATTAAACATATATTCCTGGACAAACTCGGCAGAACAATCCTTATTACGTAAAATGATATGGAGTGGACTTGACATATGGAATTTACACACCTATTTAACCATTAAAAAAATATTAAAAGAAGAAAACCCCGATGTAGTGCATATACACACCCCAATATGGATATCTTTATCTGCATTTGATGCTATAAAAAGTCTGGATATACCATTCATATTTACTGTCCATGAATTTCTTTTATTGTGCCGCAAAGCCTCATTATTACATGCCAATGGAGAAGTATGTGACGATCCACGCTCGATTTGTAAATTATATCAAAAAGCATCTAGACGTATAATTTCTAATAAACCTGATGTGGTTTTATCACCATCCAACTTTGTGTTTGAAGTGTTGAAAAAAAATAAGTTCTTAAATAGGTCTAAATGTGTAAAACTCCCCCTTGGTATTACTCCGAGTGAGAATAAACCTGAAAAAGATTATAAAACCATCGATATTATATATACTGGTGCTCTTACTGAGCATAAAGGAGTGGATGTTCTAATAAAAGCATTTAAAAATTTGAAAAATGAAAGTGTTAAGCTGCATATAATTGGTAAGGGCGAAAAAATGGAAAATTTGAAATCACTCGCCCATAACGATGAGCGAATAATATTTCATGGTTTTTTAGATGGCAATAAACTTACATCACTTCAAAAAAAAGCAAATATTACTGTTATGCCCTCAATTGTATTTGAAAATTCACCAATGACAATATATGAAAGTTTTAAGTTTGGAACTCCAGTAATTGCGAGTAGAATTGGAGGAATCCCCGAATTAGTTGAGGAAAAAGTTAATGGTTTTCTTTACGAACCTGGGAAGGTGAGTGAGTTGAAAGATCTGCTCCAATATTTAATTGAAAATCCAGAAGAATTGAAAAAATTAGAAAATGGGGCTTTTAAATCAAGCCAGAAATATAGTATGGACTTACATATTGAAACTCTGGAAAAACTATATAAAGAAATATCTGACAAAAAGATATAA
- a CDS encoding helix-turn-helix domain-containing protein yields the protein MKDEIYFNKPLSFSKIMELLDQYPDLKKINCPPSLYSRTSSKYLEALDELGIAVVPVEKKGRPKKYKDEEAKKVQELLKSGQTPTEISKNLGMALKTVYYLKDSPLKPGRKNKYSPQQVQEVKNLKNKGIPAKKIASRLDIPIRTVYSLLKRD from the coding sequence TTGAAAGATGAAATATACTTTAATAAACCATTATCTTTCAGCAAGATCATGGAACTTTTAGACCAGTATCCTGATCTTAAGAAGATAAATTGCCCTCCTAGTTTATATTCACGGACTTCATCAAAATATTTAGAGGCACTGGATGAACTGGGCATTGCTGTTGTACCAGTAGAAAAAAAAGGACGTCCCAAAAAGTATAAAGATGAGGAAGCAAAAAAAGTACAGGAATTATTAAAATCTGGACAAACGCCTACTGAAATATCAAAAAATTTAGGTATGGCCCTTAAAACTGTGTACTACCTTAAAGATTCTCCACTGAAACCCGGACGGAAAAATAAGTACAGCCCACAACAAGTTCAGGAAGTTAAAAACCTTAAAAATAAGGGGATTCCTGCAAAAAAAATTGCATCTCGCCTGGATATTCCCATTAGAACTGTTTATTCCCTGTTAAAACGTGATTAA
- a CDS encoding THUMP domain-containing protein, translating to MSPNKVMEKAVERFEKEVESFDLLVTFKEDIKSLYSEDDMINQIELALDNVKSYYIKETEFYNVVTLDLEIDDSNEIIQSLTESSPEFIEKAVPIDAVVPSISDNIISTAIEIAAMKMTGEESFTVNCELRSNHTEPLKEVTNKVPCEVCRKLNLEYTLETPDWMIIIEELGENTGIGICRPDEILIN from the coding sequence ATGTCCCCAAATAAAGTAATGGAAAAAGCCGTTGAACGTTTTGAAAAAGAGGTAGAGAGTTTTGACTTGTTGGTTACATTTAAAGAAGATATAAAATCTTTGTATTCGGAAGATGATATGATAAATCAAATTGAATTAGCATTAGATAATGTAAAATCCTATTATATTAAGGAAACAGAATTCTATAATGTAGTTACCTTAGATTTGGAGATTGATGACTCCAATGAAATTATTCAGAGTTTAACAGAATCATCTCCAGAATTTATTGAAAAGGCAGTTCCTATAGATGCAGTAGTACCATCAATATCCGATAATATCATAAGTACGGCTATAGAAATCGCTGCAATGAAGATGACCGGAGAAGAATCATTCACTGTGAATTGTGAACTTAGAAGTAATCATACAGAACCCTTAAAAGAAGTTACCAACAAAGTCCCTTGTGAAGTATGCCGAAAGTTAAATCTAGAATATACATTAGAAACCCCAGACTGGATGATAATAATTGAGGAATTGGGTGAAAACACTGGAATAGGTATTTGCCGCCCTGATGAAATCCTTATCAATTGA
- a CDS encoding glycosyltransferase, with protein sequence MAFHLSIILLVKNGGMRLELLMESLCKQNYKGNFEIIAIDSGSEDDSIQILKKYNTLLYRIKPEEFHHSRTRNLGAEKSKGDVLVYLTQDALPIKEDFLEKLVAPLNDPEIGVSYGRQIANQNAKEATKFFYSYFYPDERKVLRKELAENPKNFYLGYIYVSDVCSAIKRNVWEQLKFADDIPMSEDKDFALRVLKSDYEIVYEPEATVYHSHDYSLDSLFKRRLQDGSAFSNIALEGENEFLDRGFQFVIEEMKFLIREKHLLDIPYAIIYNFIDFVGFTLGKYKK encoded by the coding sequence ATGGCATTCCACCTGAGTATCATACTTTTAGTAAAAAATGGGGGTATGAGACTGGAACTTTTAATGGAGAGTTTGTGTAAGCAAAATTATAAGGGTAATTTTGAGATTATTGCCATAGATTCCGGTTCCGAGGATGATTCCATTCAAATTTTAAAAAAATATAACACCCTACTGTATAGAATAAAACCTGAAGAATTTCATCACAGCAGGACTCGAAATCTGGGAGCTGAAAAATCAAAGGGGGATGTTTTAGTTTACTTAACACAGGATGCTCTACCTATAAAAGAGGATTTCCTGGAAAAATTAGTGGCACCATTAAATGATCCTGAAATTGGCGTATCCTACGGAAGGCAAATTGCCAATCAAAATGCAAAGGAAGCAACTAAATTCTTTTACTCCTATTTTTATCCTGATGAACGAAAGGTTCTAAGAAAAGAACTGGCTGAAAACCCTAAAAATTTTTATCTTGGTTATATCTATGTTTCTGACGTATGTTCTGCAATAAAAAGGAATGTTTGGGAACAATTAAAGTTCGCTGACGACATTCCCATGTCCGAAGACAAAGATTTTGCCCTTAGAGTATTAAAATCAGATTATGAAATTGTTTATGAACCTGAAGCCACCGTTTATCATTCACATGATTATTCCCTGGATTCATTATTCAAAAGACGCTTGCAAGATGGTTCTGCTTTTTCTAATATTGCCTTGGAAGGTGAAAATGAATTTTTAGATCGGGGCTTCCAATTTGTAATAGAGGAAATGAAGTTTCTAATAAGAGAAAAACATCTTTTAGATATTCCCTACGCAATTATATATAATTTCATTGACTTTGTAGGATTTACTCTGGGAAAATATAAAAAATAG
- a CDS encoding glycosyltransferase family 2 protein: MKVSVVIPALNEEGIVGKTVKSVPLKKLKDAGFETEIIVVDNASEDNTADEARAAGARVVYEENRGYGNAYLRGFSEASGDIIVMGDADGTYPFNEMVEFIQPILTENADFVMGSRLKGDIKEGAMPALHKYIGNPFLTWVLNVLFRTGISDAHCGMRAMTKETWNKLKLHTCGMEFASEMVIEASRLDIKIVEVPITYYPRGGESKLSSFSDGWRHLRFMMLYRPGPFLLIPGLVALILGISLTALVWVTGQSRMHSLILGGLMLIVGYQLLLSWFYFEAFGASYGFSTSSKMAKRILNYHSLEKELILGVILLAIGILLGINVIISWSTVGFGALFEIQSAIFAMILSILGIQTIFSSIFLSLLLLNKQK; this comes from the coding sequence ATGAAAGTTTCTGTGGTTATCCCTGCTCTCAACGAGGAAGGAATTGTTGGAAAAACTGTCAAATCAGTGCCTTTAAAAAAATTGAAGGATGCGGGATTTGAAACCGAAATAATTGTAGTTGACAACGCATCAGAGGATAATACTGCTGATGAAGCCCGAGCAGCTGGTGCAAGGGTTGTTTATGAAGAAAACAGAGGATATGGGAATGCTTATCTTAGAGGGTTCAGTGAAGCATCTGGAGATATTATTGTAATGGGAGATGCTGATGGAACCTATCCCTTCAATGAAATGGTTGAATTTATTCAACCCATCCTAACTGAGAATGCAGATTTTGTGATGGGATCAAGATTAAAGGGTGATATTAAAGAAGGTGCCATGCCAGCACTGCATAAATACATTGGAAACCCTTTCCTGACATGGGTGCTTAATGTTCTGTTTCGAACCGGAATATCCGATGCACACTGTGGTATGAGGGCCATGACCAAAGAAACCTGGAATAAGTTAAAGCTCCATACCTGTGGAATGGAGTTTGCATCAGAAATGGTGATAGAAGCATCACGTCTGGATATAAAAATCGTGGAAGTTCCCATCACTTACTATCCTCGTGGGGGAGAATCAAAACTCAGCTCATTTTCCGATGGTTGGAGACACTTGCGTTTCATGATGTTATACAGACCGGGACCGTTCCTTCTAATACCGGGTTTAGTGGCTTTGATATTGGGTATTAGCTTAACTGCTCTGGTATGGGTAACAGGACAGTCTAGAATGCACTCCCTAATCCTGGGTGGTTTAATGCTCATTGTTGGATACCAACTGTTACTCTCTTGGTTTTACTTTGAAGCCTTTGGAGCTTCCTATGGATTTTCCACCAGTTCCAAAATGGCGAAAAGAATTTTGAACTACCATTCACTGGAAAAAGAGTTAATTCTGGGAGTGATTCTCCTGGCCATTGGAATACTACTGGGTATAAATGTTATAATCAGTTGGAGCACAGTTGGATTTGGAGCGCTGTTTGAAATCCAGAGTGCAATCTTTGCTATGATCCTATCTATTTTGGGTATTCAGACCATATTCTCCAGTATATTCTTGAGTCTGCTACTGTTAAACAAACAAAAATGA
- a CDS encoding DUF2206 domain-containing protein has protein sequence MLSSINKIKDIGSREVFALIILLLLITDLVRILNIPGLKEILPLIYFTIVPGLLIVILMNLNKLEFIKKFVLWIGISLSFLILVGLGLNSLYPFILKPLDLLPLLITLNIIIILLAFIAYKRNKKEFEIQRIFNFTIDTKDKLISPMIFSIIFPFLAFYGTYLMNTTSNNSILLLMLFLIPVYFVVLIGLRDKISNSTYPFAILMVSLSIFLMHGLTSNYLIGRDVHREFYCFQYTLLNLHWDQLIYNITLNSCLSITILPTIYSVLTSLSGLSVFKIVFGFIGSIIPLVIYIISKKFVGDKYALFAALLVMFQMNFIELLGIVRQEFAFLFFFLAIMVMFDSKLSDKNKKILFIVFMISVILSHYTSAFIGLALTVPILLIPFLKSLWYEKKVKFTNFDTLAVLGVLSYVWYFVVSQSQKSTVIRTAAKSTGSVTGGAVGTTVNTTTDTTILSVFGIHVESIPQLISVIVNDAIFLIIGIGLIAVLLGYKHYKDKIPFEFIFGSIISVILLVIFVSFPFFSHVYGASRIFLQCLVFLAPMFVIGVIKITKIIKRPKLDVVILVLLLISLFTVSIHFNYYFSGIPSSIYYDTDSNERIETYIYDQDIKGAEFLSKYGEKELLKIHGDRIAPSRLMFANNFSINNITFITSRKSFQIRYSPFRYRYLYLTYPNTQINRVYEAIAPPQYIVNATQGYKLLNDWKSRIYDNGGSMVLIPF, from the coding sequence ATGTTATCATCAATCAATAAGATAAAAGATATTGGATCAAGAGAGGTTTTTGCCTTAATTATTTTACTACTTTTAATAACAGATCTGGTTAGAATTCTAAACATCCCTGGTCTTAAAGAAATTTTACCTTTGATCTATTTCACCATAGTCCCTGGATTATTAATTGTTATTTTAATGAACTTGAATAAGCTGGAGTTTATCAAAAAATTTGTATTGTGGATAGGAATAAGTTTGTCTTTTCTAATTCTCGTCGGACTAGGTTTAAACAGCTTGTATCCATTTATACTGAAACCATTAGATTTGTTACCTCTCCTGATTACACTTAACATTATAATAATTCTCCTGGCATTTATTGCCTATAAAAGGAACAAAAAAGAGTTTGAAATTCAGAGAATCTTCAATTTCACTATTGATACAAAGGATAAATTAATTTCTCCAATGATTTTTTCCATAATTTTCCCGTTCTTGGCATTTTATGGGACTTATTTGATGAACACTACCAGTAATAATTCTATTTTGTTGTTAATGTTGTTTTTAATTCCAGTATATTTTGTAGTGTTAATTGGTTTGCGGGATAAAATATCTAATTCTACTTATCCATTTGCTATTTTAATGGTTAGTTTGAGTATTTTTCTGATGCATGGGCTAACATCAAATTATCTCATTGGAAGAGATGTTCACCGGGAGTTCTATTGTTTCCAATATACTCTGTTAAATTTACACTGGGATCAATTGATATATAATATCACTTTAAACAGTTGCTTGAGTATCACTATTTTACCCACGATTTACAGTGTTTTAACATCTTTATCAGGTTTATCTGTTTTTAAGATTGTTTTTGGATTTATTGGATCAATAATACCTCTGGTAATCTACATTATATCCAAAAAATTTGTTGGGGATAAATACGCCTTATTTGCAGCATTATTAGTGATGTTCCAAATGAACTTCATAGAGTTACTGGGTATTGTTAGACAAGAATTTGCATTTTTATTCTTTTTCCTGGCTATTATGGTTATGTTTGACTCTAAATTAAGTGATAAAAATAAGAAAATCCTTTTCATTGTTTTTATGATTTCGGTTATCTTATCTCACTATACTTCAGCGTTCATAGGTCTGGCCCTAACCGTTCCCATCCTTTTAATCCCATTCTTAAAGAGTTTATGGTATGAAAAAAAGGTTAAATTTACTAATTTTGATACACTGGCTGTTTTAGGTGTTTTATCGTATGTTTGGTATTTTGTGGTTTCCCAGTCACAAAAGTCTACTGTAATTCGTACAGCAGCTAAATCTACTGGATCAGTCACAGGAGGAGCAGTTGGAACTACAGTTAACACCACCACCGATACCACTATATTATCAGTTTTTGGGATCCATGTTGAATCAATTCCCCAACTAATAAGTGTTATAGTAAATGATGCAATTTTCCTAATCATAGGTATAGGTTTAATAGCTGTATTATTAGGATATAAACATTATAAAGATAAGATCCCATTTGAATTTATTTTTGGGTCTATAATATCCGTGATTTTGTTGGTAATCTTTGTTTCTTTCCCATTCTTTTCACATGTGTATGGTGCTAGCCGAATCTTTCTTCAATGTTTAGTTTTTCTAGCACCAATGTTTGTTATTGGTGTAATAAAAATTACCAAAATAATTAAAAGACCCAAGTTGGATGTTGTAATTTTAGTACTACTGTTAATCTCACTTTTCACTGTATCCATACATTTTAACTATTATTTCAGTGGAATTCCATCTTCAATTTATTATGATACAGATTCCAATGAGCGAATAGAAACCTACATTTATGATCAGGATATCAAAGGTGCAGAATTTTTGAGCAAATATGGTGAAAAAGAATTATTAAAGATTCATGGAGACAGAATAGCACCTAGTAGACTAATGTTCGCAAATAATTTCTCAATAAATAATATAACTTTTATAACAAGCCGGAAATCCTTCCAAATACGGTACAGTCCTTTTAGATATCGTTATTTATATTTAACTTATCCAAACACTCAAATAAATCGTGTTTATGAAGCAATTGCTCCTCCACAATATATTGTAAATGCCACTCAAGGCTATAAACTTTTAAATGACTGGAAATCGCGAATATATGATAATGGAGGGTCAATGGTTCTAATACCATTTTGA
- a CDS encoding TIGR00304 family membrane protein: MIKGETLIFIGITAVIVGMLLLFLGTALLSSGKNQDNEKDGRTVKTSGVILIGPIPIIFGNDKSMTTVTIIGAILLMVIAYFLFYRGGP, from the coding sequence ATGATCAAAGGAGAAACTCTGATTTTCATAGGAATTACAGCTGTAATTGTCGGGATGCTGCTCTTATTCCTGGGAACAGCCCTCTTATCATCAGGGAAAAACCAGGACAATGAAAAGGATGGCAGAACCGTTAAAACTAGTGGAGTGATACTAATCGGACCCATTCCCATTATCTTTGGCAATGATAAAAGCATGACCACAGTTACCATAATCGGTGCTATTCTTTTAATGGTGATAGCATACTTCCTATTTTATAGGGGAGGTCCCTGA
- a CDS encoding glycosyltransferase family 2 protein, with protein MEKKLWNYVKMKNSANPLVSIIIPNYNGKKHLKECLNSLEMMECDDYEIIMVDNASSDGSVEFVKDLCPEINVLPLEKNYGFAEGCNLGVQKARGFYIVFLNNDTKVDVFWLKELLLAAEKYGENHVYSSKVLFYDQPDTINTVGGIITPMGSGLDIHFGKKDVDKYNKVRFVASPSGCSMLLKKALFLEMDGFDKDYFAYLEDVDFGWRCWLKGHKTYYIPQSVVYHKYGSTGGKMDTPFRVFNVQKNRLFNILKNFSLPKIITGFVVSVMFDLVRIFTFLVHGDFSLISSILKGNYAFVKGISKTLPKRKYIQENRELSDGQMEKLGLIASLNWCLNEYKRLGKLR; from the coding sequence ATGGAAAAAAAACTCTGGAACTATGTTAAAATGAAAAATTCGGCTAATCCCCTGGTGAGTATCATAATCCCCAATTACAATGGTAAAAAACATCTTAAAGAGTGTTTGAACTCACTGGAAATGATGGAATGTGATGATTACGAAATCATTATGGTAGATAATGCCTCCAGTGATGGTTCTGTTGAATTTGTGAAAGATTTGTGTCCCGAAATTAATGTTCTTCCACTTGAAAAGAATTACGGATTTGCTGAAGGTTGTAATTTGGGTGTTCAGAAAGCCAGAGGATTTTATATCGTTTTTTTAAATAACGACACAAAGGTAGACGTTTTTTGGCTGAAAGAATTACTATTGGCTGCAGAGAAGTATGGTGAAAATCATGTTTATTCCAGTAAAGTTTTATTCTACGACCAACCTGATACCATAAACACTGTTGGTGGGATAATAACCCCCATGGGTAGCGGACTGGACATACATTTTGGGAAAAAGGATGTCGATAAATACAATAAAGTTCGCTTTGTTGCTTCCCCTTCCGGATGTTCTATGCTGTTGAAAAAGGCCTTATTTCTGGAAATGGATGGCTTTGATAAGGATTATTTTGCTTATCTAGAAGACGTGGATTTTGGATGGAGATGCTGGCTGAAAGGACATAAAACCTATTACATTCCCCAATCTGTTGTATACCATAAATATGGAAGTACCGGGGGGAAAATGGACACACCATTTAGAGTTTTTAACGTTCAAAAGAATAGACTCTTCAATATTTTAAAGAATTTCTCTCTTCCAAAGATAATAACCGGATTTGTTGTTTCTGTAATGTTTGATCTTGTTCGCATCTTTACCTTCCTGGTTCATGGGGACTTTTCCCTCATATCCTCAATTTTAAAAGGAAATTACGCTTTTGTTAAAGGAATATCAAAAACACTTCCTAAACGGAAGTACATACAAGAAAACAGGGAACTTTCTGATGGGCAAATGGAAAAATTAGGTTTGATAGCGTCTTTAAACTGGTGTTTAAATGAGTATAAAAGGTTAGGAAAACTAAGATGA
- a CDS encoding MraY family glycosyltransferase, which translates to MEPNLILLYQNLLLNSTICALVAFAVTFLSMPRLIKKLKKADIVGKDIHKPSKPLVAEMGGIGILFGFIIGIFLGMYFYPELQFQLIISLLVILLVGMVGMVDDLVMLSSKEKLILLWLAGLPLIWIAPPNVGIIYMLSMPIAVSIAANLTNMLAGMNGIESGLGAIAMTSLSIACIIMGKYDVAVISMCMLGALLAFLYYNRHPSNVFPGDVGTLIIGATIVVVAFLGRVKIIALIVLIPNIIDMLFKLKSAGVMERQQHQPTQVGEDGKLVAPETGFNSLIRWILKRPMQEKNVVIIVWLIGLLFGVVGIITAYLLKARMF; encoded by the coding sequence ATGGAACCTAACCTTATTCTCTTATACCAGAACCTGCTTTTAAACTCGACTATCTGTGCCCTGGTGGCATTTGCAGTAACCTTCTTGAGCATGCCCCGCCTTATTAAAAAACTTAAAAAAGCAGATATTGTTGGAAAGGATATTCACAAACCTTCCAAGCCACTAGTGGCTGAAATGGGTGGTATTGGTATTCTTTTCGGTTTTATTATTGGGATATTTCTGGGGATGTACTTTTATCCTGAACTGCAGTTCCAGCTTATCATTTCCTTACTGGTGATCCTTCTGGTGGGTATGGTGGGTATGGTAGATGATCTGGTTATGCTCTCTTCCAAGGAAAAACTGATCCTGCTTTGGTTGGCTGGATTACCCCTTATCTGGATTGCACCCCCTAATGTTGGAATAATTTACATGTTATCCATGCCTATTGCTGTTTCCATTGCCGCCAATTTAACCAATATGTTGGCTGGCATGAATGGTATTGAATCAGGTCTGGGAGCCATTGCCATGACTTCCCTCAGTATTGCCTGTATCATCATGGGAAAATATGATGTGGCAGTAATCAGCATGTGCATGTTAGGAGCTCTCCTGGCATTCCTTTACTACAATCGCCATCCTTCCAATGTCTTCCCCGGAGATGTGGGAACATTAATAATCGGAGCTACCATCGTGGTAGTGGCTTTTTTAGGCAGGGTTAAGATCATTGCCCTTATAGTTCTTATACCAAATATTATCGACATGTTATTCAAATTAAAAAGTGCTGGGGTAATGGAAAGGCAACAACACCAGCCCACCCAGGTGGGGGAGGATGGGAAACTTGTGGCTCCTGAAACTGGTTTCAACTCATTGATCCGCTGGATCCTGAAAAGACCCATGCAGGAAAAAAACGTGGTTATCATTGTATGGTTAATTGGATTATTATTCGGTGTGGTGGGAATTATCACAGCATACCTTCTTAAAGCACGTATGTTTTAA